In Camelina sativa cultivar DH55 chromosome 16, Cs, whole genome shotgun sequence, a single window of DNA contains:
- the LOC104753817 gene encoding uncharacterized protein LOC104753817 — protein KKLRKTFEKLTETTEKLHEIILTRPNLPDISFRKEVPRKEVKPIYHNECNFGNKDHLALNDDTLFVRGFDTSLPRHEIKSALWKHFSSCGKVTTVYVPIECATGASLGYAFINLKDHTKGFTLSGSLLGGRKLHVMMAKYRDEFGGYSNFRGCQRCRNYQPWLVHRAIADSLLEKYRWYTNKIFFLNNKVCRLTSPLLIRGYFFLLLIM, from the exons aaaaaattgaggaaaaCTTTCGAAAAGTTGACTGAAACTACGGAAAAACTACACGAGATTATTCTAACAAGGCCCAATCTACCTGACATTTCATTCAGG AAAGAAGTCCCCAGAAAAGAGGTGAAACCGATATATCACAATGAGTGCAATTTCGGAAATAAAGATCATCTGGCACTAAATGATGACACCCTTTTCGTTAGAGGATTTGATACTTCCCTTCCTAGGCATGAAATCAAGAGCGCGTTGTGGAAACATTTCAGTTCATGTGGAAAGGTCACAACGGTTTATGTTCCCATAGAGTGTGCTACCGGTGCTTCCTTGGG ATATGCTTTCATTAATCTGAAAGATCATACCAAGGGGTTTACACTCAGTGGAAGTCTTTTAGGAGGGCGGAAGCTCCATGTTATGATGGCCAAATATAGGGATGAATTTGGGGGCTATTCTAACTTTAGAGGTTGTCAACGTTGCCGTAATTATCAGCCATGGCTTGTACACAGAGCCATAGCCGACTCCTTACTTGAAAAATACAGGTGGTacacaaacaaaattttctttcttaataaTAAAGTCTGTAGGTTAACTTCCCCATTATTAATTCGGGGatattttttcttgcttttgataATGTAG
- the LOC104751202 gene encoding mitogen-activated protein kinase kinase 9-like, translated as MALVRERRQLNLRLPLPPISDRRFSVTSSSSVAAATSSSVCNNNTSAAAASDLERLNVLGCGNGGIVYRVRHKNTSEIYALKTVNGDMDPVFTRQLMREMEILRRTDSPYVVKCHGIFEKPVVGEVSILMEYMDGGTLESLRGAVTEKKLAGFAKQILKGLSYLHALKIVHRDIKPANLLLNSRNEVKIADFGVSKILVRSLDSCNSYVGTCAYMSPERFDSESSGGISSDIYAGDIWSFGLMMLELLVGHFPLLPPGQRPDWATLMCAVCFGEPPRAPEGCSEDFRSFVECCLRKDSSKRWTASQLLAHPFLREDL; from the coding sequence ATGGCTTTGGTTCGTGAACGTCGTCAGCTAAATCTTCGCCTTCCTCTTCCTCCGATCTCCGACCGCCGCTTCTCCgtcacctcctcctcctccgtcgcCGCTGCTACCTCCTCCTCAGTCTGTAACAACAACACCTCCGCAGCAGCTGCAAGTGATCTCGAGAGACTCAACGTCCTCGGATGCGGAAACGGAGGGATCGTTTACAGAGTCCGTCACAAGAACACGTCTGAGATCTACGCTTTGAAAACCGTCAACGGAGACATGGATCCTGTTTTCACGAGACAGCTGATGCGAGAGATGGAGATCCTCCGACGTACTGATTCGCCGTACGTCGTGAAATGTCACGGGATCTTCGAGAAACCGGTCGTCGGCGAGGTATCGATTCTGATGGAGTACATGGACGGAGGAACGTTAGAATCGCTACGCGGCGCCGTGACGGAGAAGAAACTCGCCGGGTTCGCTAAACAGATCTTGAAAGGACTTAGCTATCTACACGCTCTCAAGATCGTTCACCGTGATATCAAACCGGCGAATCTGCTTCTCAACTCGAGAAACGAAGTTAAAATCGCCGATTTCGGAGTTAGCAAGATCTTGGTACGGTCGTTGGATTCGTGCAACTCGTACGTTGGGACTTGCGCTTACATGAGTCCGGAGAGATTTGATTCGGAGTCTTCCGGTGGGATAAGCTCGGATATATACGCCGGAGATATATGGAGTTTTGGGTTGATGATGCTTGAGCTTCTCGTTGGTCATTTTCCTTTGCTTCCGCCGGGGCAGAGACCTGACTGGGCGACGCTTATGTGCGCTGTGTGTTTCGGAGAACCGCCGAGAGCGCCGGAGGGATGTTCGGAAGATTTTAGGAGTTTTGTTGAGTGTTGTCTACGTAAAGATTCGAGTAAGAGATGGACGGCCTCGCAGCTTCTTGCTCATCCTTTTCTCCGGGAAGATCTTTGa
- the LOC104753818 gene encoding uncharacterized protein LOC104753818 — translation MAIEKQHEINESQIGVTLFSKQRRNMTDNDKLCFVDSPTFNSSGSQPSTDAIIIIDDDEVVTLEPKKKKRRLGSWWENVEPFDELMCVVKGQPKATDDNDVASRADSCFSSTDLNETKTEKKNDDEIISLPNDESVGEISTTTTRKKKGYEHVTLEDFEVSMEDLKSIPWESFDTTWEIRSDPWLGGYMEDFVSL, via the coding sequence ATGGCGATAGAGAAACAACACGAGATTAACGAGTCGCAGATCGGAGTCACCTTGTTCTCCAAGCAACGTCGTAATATGACCGACAACGATAAACTCTGCTTCGTCGATTCTCCGACATTCAACTCCTCGGGATCACAACCTTCTACTGAtgcaatcatcatcatcgatgATGATGAGGTGGTAACCCTAgagccgaagaagaagaagcggagATTAGGGTCTTGGTGGGAAAACGTAGAACCATTCGACGAATTAATGTGCGTGGTCAAGGGACAACCGAAAGCGACGGACGACAATGATGTTGCATCAAGAGCGGATTCGTGTTTTTCTTCTACTGATCTTAACGAGACgaagacggagaagaagaacgaCGATGAGATCATATCACTTCCGAACGACGAAAGCGTCGGTGAGATCAGTACTACTACTACGAGGAAAAAGAAGGGTTATGAACACGTGACCCTTGAGGATTTTGAAGTTTCGATGGAAGATCTCAAGAGTATCCCATGGGAATCGTTTGATACGACATGGGAGATTAGGTCGGATCCATGGCTTGGTGGCTACATGGAAgactttgtttctctttaa
- the LOC104751203 gene encoding RNA-binding protein 3-like has protein sequence MAVSLVNVVVPSCSGDRLFRSTFSAVCSVSCRRVNVGTVVISARRRRDIGGLMVSSCISSDSSSSSSSSSSGQKTKLFVSGLSFRTTEDTLRDTFEQFGKLVHMNLVMDKVANRPKGFAFLRYDTEDEAIKAIEGMHGKFLDGRVIFVEEAKTRSDISRGKPRPEYPKPQSKPRTFRTW, from the exons ATGGCAGTAAGCTTAGTGAACGTCGTCGTTCCTTCGTGTTCCGGAGATCGCCTCTTTAGATCTACCTTCTCGGCCGTATGTAGTGTCTCTTGCCGACGAGTCAATGTCGGCACCGTCGTTATTTCGGCTCGCCGACGCCGTGATATTGGCGGGTTAATGGTTTCTAGCTGTATCTCTtccgattcttcttcttcttcttcgtcgtcttcctCTGGGCAAAAGACGAAACTCTTTGTCAgtg GGCTTTCTTTCCGCACAACTGAAGATACCTTACGAGATACTTTTGAACAGTTTGGCAAGCTTGTACACA TGAACTTGGTGATGGATAAGGTAGCTAATAGACCAAAAGGTTTTGCTTTCCTAAGGTATGACACAGAGGATGAGGCTATTAAAGCTATTGAAGGGATGCACGGAAAG TTTTTGGATGGAAGGGTTATATTCGTGGAGGAAGCTAAAACCAGATCAGATATCTCCAGAGGTAAACCCAGACCAGAGTACCCCAAACCTCAATCCAAACCTCGCACTTTTCGTACGTGGTag
- the LOC104751204 gene encoding nudix hydrolase 21, chloroplastic-like yields the protein MTGIYVSLFISNFSNVTSHLSPTFDNIIPSSNPKKIAPIEKVVSLVSRTGRDLQRYSTSGHRQVVGCVPYRYKKHGGGEGGEIEVLLISAQKKGKGMLLPKGGWEIDESIEEAALRETIEEAGVTGQLEESLGKWQYKSKRHTMVHDGYMFPLLVSQQFEKWPEADFRQRRWVSLSEAIVLCQNSWMREALEAFINRKCQTNE from the exons atgacAGGAATCTATGTGTCTTTATTCATATCAAACTTTTCAAACGTTACATCGCACTTATCACCGACGTTTGATAACATTATCCCTTCCTCCAACCCCAAGAAGATCGCACCGATTGAGAAAGTCGTCTCTTTAGTCTCTCGAACCGGTCGAGATCTTCAACGTTACAGTACCTCAGGTCATCGCCAAGTCGTCGG ATGTGTACCGTACAGATACAAGAAACAtggtggaggagaaggaggagagatcGAAGTGCTTTTGATAAGTGCACAAAAGAAAGGGAAAGGTATGTTATTACCAAAAGGAGGTTGGGAGATTGATGAATCAATCGAAGAAGCTGCGTTGAGAGAGACGATCGAAGAAGCTGGTGTCACGGGTCAGCTTGAAGAATCACTTGGGAAATGgcaatacaaaagcaaaagacaCACCATGGTTCACGACGGTTACATGTTCCCTCTGCTTGTTAGTCAGCAGTTTGAGAAATGGCCTGAAGCTGATTTCAGACAGCGGAGATGGGTTTCTTTGTCTGAAGCGATTGTGTTGTGTCAGAATTCGTGGATGAGAGAAGCTTTGGAAGCTTTTATTAACCGGAAATGTCAGACCAACGAATGA